GCAACAGCCATTGGGTGCTGAAAGGTTTCACCCGCGCCTTCGCGCTGGAGCTGACCGAAATCCGCGAGATGTTCGAATTGCGCTCGGCGGCTGCCTTCGCCGCTCTGCCGGAGGAGAGCGCAGTCTGGGCGGACCTGGACAGGCTCGAGGAGGAACATCGCCAGTTGGCCCGCGAGATTGCAACGCGCTTCAATGAATTCTCCGAACTCGACGAGCGCTTCCACCGGCTGATCCACCGCGCCTCGCACAACCGCTTCATCGTCGATTTCTACGATGTGATCGCGATGATCTTCCATTACCACTACCAGTGGAACAAGGCGCAGGAACGCGAGCGCAACGAGGTCGCTGTCCAGGAGCATCTGGCCTATATCGCGGCGCTGAAATCGCGCGATCCCGCAAAGGTCGACGCCGCCTGCCGCAAGCATCTGAAGTCGGCGCGCCAGACGCTGCTGAGTTCCATTCCGGAAGGGCGGCAGGCGCAGCTCGCCTGAGTCTGGCGCATCGCGCCGCGTTGCCGCAGCCTGGTTTTGCCGATTTTCCAGCCGCCGGCCCCGTGTTAGGGTCCGCCAACTTGCTTGGAAGAGGCAAACCGTTGGATATCCGGCTGAGACGATGGAGCATGCCGGCCGCGTTGGTCGCGGCGCTGCTCTTGTTGCTCCAGTCGGCGCTCGGCGCCTTCGCCTTCGGCGCGCCTTCGCAGCTCGATGCCTTCGGCAACGTCATCTGCACACATGACGGGGCGGTCAAGCTTCCCGGCGACGATCCGCACCAGCAGCATATGCCGGCCTGCTGCTTGCTCGGCTGCAGCATGGTTTCGCCGGCGCATCTGCCGCCGCCGGACAGCGGCGCGCTTGCCAGGACCTCGGCATTCGAAGCGGTCGCTTTCCCGCCCCCGGCTTTCAGACATCTCGATTTCGCCCGCGACCGGTCGCCGGCCAATCCGCGCGCGCCGCCGGCAACGGTCTGACGGCACGACCCCGCGGAACCTTTCGCGGGTGCATTCATCCAAGATCAGACTGCTCGCGACCGGAGGCCGGCGCGATCTCATAGCCATGGAGCAACCATGTCCAATTCTTTTCCAGCAGCGCGCGCACAGGCCCATCCGCGTGGCTTCCAACACCTCGGCCTTGCCGTGATCGCCCTCCTTTTCCTGTTCGCCTGCATTCCCGGCGCCCTCGCGCATGAATTCAAGGCCGGCGATCTCGAAATCGGGCATCCGTGGTCGCGCGCGACGCCGCCCGGCGCCAAGGTGGCCGGCGGCTATTTCACCGTGACCAACAAAGGCAGCGCGCCGGACCGGCTGCTGTCGATTTCCTCCGACATCTCCGACAAGGCCGAACTGCATGAAATGGGCGTCAAGGACGGCGTCATGACCATGCGGCCGGTCACCGGCGGCCTCGAAATCCCGGCCGGCGGCAAGGTCGCGCTCAAGCCCGGCAGCTATCACCTGATGTTCATCGGCCTCAAGCGGCAGCCCAAGCAAGGCGAAAAGTTCCCCGCGACGCTGACCTTCGAGAAGGCCGGCAGCGTCAAGGTCGAGTTCCTCGTCGAAGGCATGGGCGAGACGGAGATGGACGAGCACGCCGATTGATCGCCCGCCCGCACCAGAAATCAGAGGGACAATTCATGAAGAAGTATCTTTTGGCGGCCGGCGCGTTGCTGTCGCTCGGCACGAACGCCGCGCTCGCCCACATCACGCTGGAAACGCAGGAAGCGGCCGTCGGCTCGACCTACAAAGCCGTTCTGCGCGTGCCGCATGGCTGCGAAGGCAAGGCGACGACGGCGGTGCGGGTGCAGATCCCGGACGGCGTCATTTCGGTGAAGCCGATGCCGAAGCCCGGCTGGGCGCTGCAGACCAAGAAAGGCAGATACGAGAAATCGTATCAGCTCTATGGCGAGACGCTGACCACCGGCGTCAAGGAAGTCGACTGGAGCGGCGGCAACCTGCCGGACGAATTCTATGACGAGTTCGTTTTCCGCGCCTCATTGGCTGCCGATCTGCCTGCCGGCCAGATGCTCTATTTCCCGGTCGTGCAGGAATGCGGCGATGCCGCGGCTCGCTGGATCGAAATTCCGGCGGCAGGCCAGGATGAGGATGCGCTGGAAAATCCGGCGCCCGGCATCAAATTGCTGCCGAAGAAATGATCTCTCGATGGCGCGCCCGTTCGGGCGCGCCATCGCCTCTCGAAAGACCGCATGAACGCAGCATCTTACCCATTCCGCCTGAGCGGCAGCCGCATCAGGCAAGTCACCGGCGGCCTGATCGCGGCTTTCGTGCTGATGCTGGCGCTGGTGTTGCCTGGCCGCGCCTTCGCGCATGCGGCGCTTGTCGCGACCGATCCGGCCGACGGCACGGTGTTGATGCAGAGTCCCGCCCGTTTGTCGCTGACCTTCAGCGAGCCGGTCTCGCCGTTGGTCCTTACTCTCGTGCGGCCGGACGGCACGCGGCTTGCCCTGACCTCCTTCCGCCTCACGGACCGGACCGTCGAGATCGACAATCCCGAGACGCTCAAATCCGGCACGCATGTGCTGAGCTGGCGGGTGATTTCGGAGGACGGCCATCCGGTCGGCGGCTCGGCGCTGTTTTCCGTCGGCGCGCCAAGTGCGGCGCCTGTCGCCGGTGAAACCGTCGACTGGTCGCTGCGCACAGCGATCTGGATCGGCAAGCTCTTCCTCTATGTCGGCCTGTTTCTCGGCGCCGGCGGCGCCTTCTCGCTCGCCTGGCTGGCCGAAAGCCGCCGCTGCGGCCGGCGTTTCGTCACAGGCGCTCTGCTCTGTGGACTGGGTGCCGCCCCGGTTTCGCTCGGCTTTCAGGGGCTGGACGCGCTCGGGGCGCCGCTCGCACGGTTTGCGGCGCCGATCGTCTGGGCGACCGCGGCTGAAACCAGTTTCGGCTGGACGGTCCTGGTCGCCCTGATCGCGCTTGGCTTCGCCCTACTGTCCCTCGCCAGGCCCAGAGCTTTCCGCAAGCTGCTTGCGCTTGCCGGGCTCGTCGGCGCGGGCGCGGCACTTGCCGCCAGCGGCCATGCAAGCACCGCCGAGCCGCAATGGCTGACGCGGTCGCTGGTGTTCCTGCACAGCGCGGCCATCGCATTTTGGGCGGGCGCGCTGGCGCCGCTCGGCCTTGCCTTGCGATACCAGCCGGCGGAGGCGAAGGTTTTCCTACGCCGGTTCTCGCGTGCGATCCTGCCTGTCGTTGCCGTGCTTGCCGCAAGCGGCGTCGTGCTGGCGATCATCCAGGTGCAGGAGCCGGCGTCGCTGATCAACACAGCCTACGGCCGCCTGCTGCTCTTGAAGCTTGCCTTGCTGCTGTTCCTGTTCACGCTCGCCTCCGTCAACCGCTGGACGCTCACCGCGCCAGCCGAGGCGGGCGACACGGAAGTGCAGCGGCGACTGGTGCGTTCGATCGGCATCGAGACGCTGATCGTGCTCGCCATCTTCGGCGTCGCCGCCGGCTGGCGCTTCACGCCGCCGCCGCGCGCGCTGGCGATCGCCGCCGCGCAGCCGGTATCGGTCCATATCCATACGCTGCAGGCGATGGCCGATCTCAGCATCATACCCGGCCACGCCGGTCAGGTCGCCGCTTCCATGGTCATCATGACCGGCGATTTCGGGCCGCTCGACGCCAAAGAGGTGACTCTGGTGCTGTCCAAGCCGGACTCGGGCATCGAGCCGATCAAGCGTCCTGCGACCAAGCCCGGCGATGGCACCTGGCGGGTGGACAATCTCGTCATCCCTCTGCCCGGCCGCTGGAACGCCAGGCTCGATATTCTCGTTTCGGATTTCGAGATGGTGAAGATCGAGGCGCCGATCGAGATCAGAGCGGAGTGACACTATTCGGCGAGGCGGTTGACGCGGTCGCGAAGGCCCGTCAATCATCCTTTGCAAAACGCGGCCTCCAACAAAAGCATTCGAAAGCAGGGAAGAAACGATGGAAAAAGCCGAAATCGGCCTGATCGGCCTTGGCACGATGGGTTCCAACCTGGCGCTCAACATCGCCGAGCATGGGCACCGCATCGCCGTCTTCAACCGCACCCCATCGCGCACCGACGCCTTCGTCGAGAGCGCCGGTCCGCTGAAGGACAGGGTCGTCCCTTGCTACAGCCTGGAGGAACTTGCCGCGGCGATCCGACCGCCTCGGCCGATCATCATCATGGTGCTGGCCGGCAAGCCGGTCGACGAGCAGATCGCGGCGCTTCGCGGCGTG
The window above is part of the Mesorhizobium sp. WSM4904 genome. Proteins encoded here:
- a CDS encoding GntR family transcriptional regulator; translation: MSKSNNVYKDAFNRGLRLLDETRSLPSEPELGTLLGVSRTTVRSILSRMEETGLIAWNKRNKTVLRSPRPEDFFPEEETDSLAEIIERSFMRRLLAEGAEAGMQINELELAREIGVGTTSVREFLIRFSRFGLIEKRRNSHWVLKGFTRAFALELTEIREMFELRSAAAFAALPEESAVWADLDRLEEEHRQLAREIATRFNEFSELDERFHRLIHRASHNRFIVDFYDVIAMIFHYHYQWNKAQERERNEVAVQEHLAYIAALKSRDPAKVDAACRKHLKSARQTLLSSIPEGRQAQLA
- a CDS encoding DUF2946 family protein; the encoded protein is MPAALVAALLLLLQSALGAFAFGAPSQLDAFGNVICTHDGAVKLPGDDPHQQHMPACCLLGCSMVSPAHLPPPDSGALARTSAFEAVAFPPPAFRHLDFARDRSPANPRAPPATV
- a CDS encoding copper chaperone PCu(A)C — its product is MSNSFPAARAQAHPRGFQHLGLAVIALLFLFACIPGALAHEFKAGDLEIGHPWSRATPPGAKVAGGYFTVTNKGSAPDRLLSISSDISDKAELHEMGVKDGVMTMRPVTGGLEIPAGGKVALKPGSYHLMFIGLKRQPKQGEKFPATLTFEKAGSVKVEFLVEGMGETEMDEHAD
- a CDS encoding YcnI family protein, whose protein sequence is MKKYLLAAGALLSLGTNAALAHITLETQEAAVGSTYKAVLRVPHGCEGKATTAVRVQIPDGVISVKPMPKPGWALQTKKGRYEKSYQLYGETLTTGVKEVDWSGGNLPDEFYDEFVFRASLAADLPAGQMLYFPVVQECGDAAARWIEIPAAGQDEDALENPAPGIKLLPKK
- a CDS encoding copper resistance CopC/CopD family protein, which translates into the protein MNAASYPFRLSGSRIRQVTGGLIAAFVLMLALVLPGRAFAHAALVATDPADGTVLMQSPARLSLTFSEPVSPLVLTLVRPDGTRLALTSFRLTDRTVEIDNPETLKSGTHVLSWRVISEDGHPVGGSALFSVGAPSAAPVAGETVDWSLRTAIWIGKLFLYVGLFLGAGGAFSLAWLAESRRCGRRFVTGALLCGLGAAPVSLGFQGLDALGAPLARFAAPIVWATAAETSFGWTVLVALIALGFALLSLARPRAFRKLLALAGLVGAGAALAASGHASTAEPQWLTRSLVFLHSAAIAFWAGALAPLGLALRYQPAEAKVFLRRFSRAILPVVAVLAASGVVLAIIQVQEPASLINTAYGRLLLLKLALLLFLFTLASVNRWTLTAPAEAGDTEVQRRLVRSIGIETLIVLAIFGVAAGWRFTPPPRALAIAAAQPVSVHIHTLQAMADLSIIPGHAGQVAASMVIMTGDFGPLDAKEVTLVLSKPDSGIEPIKRPATKPGDGTWRVDNLVIPLPGRWNARLDILVSDFEMVKIEAPIEIRAE